The region GCGAATTTAGTCTGGAGCATTCTTACAACTGAAGTTGCACGCAATGCAGACAGATCCCAGTTATCTTTAATTAGAGCATTTGGTTTCATCGGATCTGTATCAGTGTGTCCTTCTACCATCACATCGTAGTCACTATAATCATTGATTACACGTGCTACTTTTTCTAATACAGTCTCAGCTGTAGGCAGGATTTCGTAGCTACCAGATTTGTATAACATTTTATCGGATAATGAAATGAATACAACACCTTTCTGAACTTTAATATCAATATCCTGATCATTAATATTATCAAGAGATCTCTTCAGCTTGTTGGATATTGCAATATTCAGAGAGTCCTGCTTAGATCTTGCATCCTGTAATCTCTTGATATAATCCTGAGATTCTTTGATCTGACCAATCAGCTTCTCTATATTCATAGATCCTTTGTTGCTGTTAGTTGCACAATCTTTTAAGCTTTCCTGTAAAATTCCATTTTGATTCTTAAGCAAATTAATTTGCTCTTCCAATGAAGAAACTCTTACTTTCTGACTCTGAATAAGGCTTTCCTTCTGCCCTGAATCACTCAGACATTTCTGATAATCTGTTTGTAATGCTTCTAACTTTTTCTGAGTTCCGCATGAAGTTAATGCCAACCCTAAACCACCTGCTAAAACAAATTTCAATACATTATTCATAATAAAATTATTTTATTAAATCTCCGGATATTTTGCTGGATTAGATTCATGCACAAGTGCATAAATTTTCTCCACTACATCATCTGCCGAAGGCTTAGAGAAATAATCTCCGTCTGAAGCGTATGCTGGTCTGTGATCTTGTGCTGCTATTGTCAACGGTTCTGAATCTAAATGTCTGAACGCTTTTTGTTTTTCAAGAACCTGTTGAAGAATGAAGGCTGTTGCACCTCCTTGTACGTCTTCATCTACCACTACCAAGCGGTTTGTTTTCTTCACACTTTCCAGAATATCTTCAGATATATCAAACGGCATCAATGACTGAATGTCTATTACTTCAATATTCACGCCAAGTTTTTCTAATTCTGCCGCAGCTTCCATTACAACTCTCCATGTAGAGCCGTAAGTTACTACTGTAGCGTCTGTTCCTTCTTTTGTAATTTCTACTTTTCCTACTGGTACGGTAAATTCTCCTAAGTTGTTTGGTAATTTTTCTTTCAGGCGGTATCCGTTCAGAGTTTCAATAATCAGAGAAGGCTCATCCGACTGCAACATTGTATTGTAGAAACCTGCAGCTTTGGTAAGGTTTCTTGGTACCAATACATGAATACCTTTTATTAAGTTCAGAATTCCTGCCATTGGAGATCCCGAATGCCAGATTCCTTCTAAACGGTGTCCTCTTGTACGTACAATAACCGGAGCTTTCTGTCCGCCTTTTGTACGGTAATGTACTGTTGCCAAATCGTCGCTCATTCCCTGAATACAGTAAAGTATATAGTCCAGATACTGAATCTCGGCTACAGGACGAAGTCCTCTCATAGCAAGACCAATTCCCTGCCCTAATATTGTAGCTTCGCGAATACCTGTATCGGCAACACGATCTATTCCGTATTTTTCCTGAAGCCCTTCTAAGCCCTGATTTACATCTCCAATATTTCCGCTGTCTTCACCAAAGATTAAGAACTCAGGATATTTTGCTAATATTTTATCAAAGTTATCTCTTATCACTACTCTTCCGTCTACCATTTCAGCATCGTCTGCATAAGTTGGCTTAACTTCAGGTATGTTTACAGCCTGCCATTCTGATTCGCTATACAGGTGAGATGAATAATTATCTCTTTCTACAGCCGTTAGCTCATTTAATATATTTTTTACAGCCTGACGCTCTGCAGAGTTTTCGCCTCTTGTTACCCAAAGAGATCTTCTTAATAAATGAAAAACTTCTTTCTTAGCAATGGTAATAAGCGATTTGAATTTTTCTATTTCCTCATTTACCCCTGCAGCATTTGCAGATACAGTAGCTAATTTCTCTACCGCTGGTAATGCTTTATCTTTTAACAAAACAATTGTTCCCTGATATACATCCCATGCTTTCTTCTGTGCGTCTTTAGCCTCTTTCTTGGCTTCTTTGTCTATAAGATCTAATTCTTCTTCAGAAGCCAGTATCATTGTTCCGTCTTCGCCTTCAATTTCATAATTCAAGATCCACTCACGGAATTTTTTCAGTCCATCGTGCTCCTGCTCCCACTGCAATCTTTCTGCGGATTTATAGCGCTCATGAGAACCAGACGTAGAGTGTCCCTGTGGTTGTGTAACTTCAATAACGTGAATAATTACAGGAACTCTTTCTGTTCTTGCAAAATGTTCTGCCTTAGTATATGCATCCTGTAGTGCCGGATAATCCCATGCTTTTACCTGAATAAGTTCGAAACCTTGTTTCTCACCTTCTTTTCTCTGGAACCCTGACAACATCTCTGTTATATCTTCTTTGGCTCTCTGGTTTTTAGTTGATACAGAAATTCCGTAACCATCATCCCAGATAGACATAATCATCGGAACCTGTAATGCTCCTGCGGCATTAATAGTTTCCCAGAAATGACCTTCAGCAGTGGAAGCATCTCCGATAGTACCGAAGGCAACTTCATTACCTCCGTTAGAGAATTTTTCCGATCCCGGATAAGTATTATTTTTATAATAATTAGAAGCCTGAGCAAGTCCTAATAAACGAGGCATTTGTCCTGCTGTTGGAGAAATATCTGAACTGATATTTTTTATTTTGGTAAGATCCTTCCAGCTACCATCTTCATTTAAAGATCTTGTAGCAAAGTGACCGTTCATCTGTCTTCCTGCAGATGCCGGATCTCTTTCCACATCTGTATCTGCATATAAAGAAGCAAAGAAGCTTTCTGGTGTTAATGCATGAATTGCCATCGCAAAAGTCTGATCACGGTAGTACCCTGATCTGAAGTCTCCGTCTCTGAATACTCTGGACATTGCCAACTGAGGAAGCTCCTTCCCGTCTCCGAAAATTCCAAACTTGGCCTTTCCGGTTAATACCTCTCTCCTTCCTAAAAGGCTCATTTCTCTTGAAACTCTGCCTAGTTTGTAATCCGCAAGTATTTGTTTTTTGAAATCTTCAAAAGTAACCTGTGATGTTTCAATATCTGTAACTTCCATTGTAAAGCATTTTTACAAATATAAGAATTTAGTATTTATTTATTTATCATAAAATTTATTAAAAAACTGCCTCGTAATGCTTATTTACATAAATTAGTTAAAAAAAACGAGAGCTTTAGTAATGAAAAGAAAATCACAGCATATTCTTAACACATCCTCAAATCTTTTAGGGTTTTGTTTAGTAATTATCACTTCACTAAAAGTCGCAAAACTGTCAAAAGGAACCTATTTAGATGATTTTGCAGCAGTTGCAAGTTTGCTTTTAATGGCTAGTTGTATCCTCTCTTTTCTTGCCATACGTACAGAATCGGATAAAAGATCTTATAAATTCGAACGGATTGCTGACTTGTTTTTTATAATTGCATTAACTGCTTTAGCTATTTCTGTTGTTATTATTGTTTTCTTGGATTTGATTCATTAACTCTGATATTTATTCAAAAGGAAATATTTCTGCTCTTATTATTTTAAAATTATGAACGAGAACATTACTTTAAGCTTTAGGGGAATGACACAATATCAGTATCGGTTATCGATATTTTTTATTGTATTTTCTATATTTCTTATACCGACAATATTCATGACTATTGTTATTAGCTATCAGCTAAACAAAATACCCAGATCCATGGTTATTATAATAATGGGAATTAGTGCAATTATTGTTTTCTTTATTATCTCTTTTCTTTTCAAAAAAATTATCGCCAGTAATTTTAAGATTCACTTTAAAGACAAACAAGCTATTATTTCATCTAAAAATATTAACCATGTAATTCTTTATGAAAATATTGAAAAACTGGAAATAAGAAATAATACCGATTATTCTTATCTGCTGTTTTTAGAGAAGAATGGCAAGAAAACTAAAATATTTGTAGGAATGGCAAATCTCGGCTTGAAAACAAGTACAATTCTTACACCTGCTGATCAATTGGATATTTTCTTTGGAAAACCGGATTTCGAAAAAAAGACTTATTTCAAAAAGAGTATGCAATATATTCTTTATACAGCTTTGCCTAGCTAATCCATCCGAGACATTCTGCTTTATAACAAGCTTCAAAAGAATTGTTTACATGAAGTTTTTCCAGAATATTCTGGCGATGACGGTTAACGGTATGAAGGCTTATAGATAATTCAGCAGCAATTTCTTTGCTCAGCTTACCGTTTTTTATAAATGTCAGAATCTCTTTTTCCCGTTCCGACAATATATTATCTAATTCAGGTTTACTGGTTTTCACAACTTCTCCGGTAGTAGTATTTACAATTATTCCTTCATAAGAATTTTGTCCGGGATGCGATGAAAAGCTGTAAAGACATAACACTAAACCTATGCTTCCGTTTGGTGTACTGTTAATATAGAATATACGGTGCCATACCGATAGATAATTCCCCTGAGAAGTTTTCATCCTTACAGCACTGGAGACGTGATAATCTTTTCTTTCATTTTGTGCAACGCCTTTCAGAAAATGAAAAAAGTACAATTCCATTCGGTATTTTTCAGTAAGATCATCCGGATGAATTCTCTCTAGTACATCTTTTTCCCATATAGAAGATATTTCCGAATTTTCTTTTGTAAGCCCTAATGTGGCAGCCATATTTCCGTAATAGATATAACTTTTATCAGATACCAGATCACTTAGTACGGCAACTGCATTTTCCGTTTGTGTATACGCCTTTGCAATTTCCTGACCTGCCAATAATTGGGCTTCCGGATTGTTTTCATTACCAAAGTTCTGCTGAAGCAGTTGTTCATTTAAAGTAGTACTTATATTATCTTCCATAAAATGGCTATTAATCAGTATTGCTACCTGTATTGGTCTATTATAGCTTTGCGAAAATAATCAATTAAGCTAAAAACAACATCAATATGCGAAAACTATTATTGTTTATGATTGGCAGCATAACGCTACAACAGGTTTCTGCCCAAAAATTAGAAAAGCTTCAGTGGTTTAATGAACCTGAGAAATGGGAGATCAAAAATAATAGCCTTCAGATGTTTGTAACTCCACAAAGTGATTACTGGCGAATATCCCATTATGGATTTACGGTAGACGATGCACCGTTCTGCTACGGAGTTTATGGTGGTGAATTTGAAGTAAAAGTAAAAATTACCGGAGATTACAAAGAAAGATTTGATCAAGCCGGGCTAATGCTGCGTGTTGATAAGGAAAATTATATAAAAACTGGTATTGAGTTTGTGGATGGCAAATACAACATCAGTAGTGTTGTTACCCATAAAACAAGCGACTGGAGTATGATTAGCCTGGATAAAAGTCTTCCATATATCTGGATAAAAGCTGTAAGAAGGCTGGATGCTGTAGAAATCTATTATTCATTTGACGACAAAAGCTATCAATTAATGCGCAATGCCTACCTGCAGGACAATACTCCGGTTATGGTTGGTTTAATGGGTGCCAGTCCGGATGGAAAAGGTTTTCTGGCAAAGTTTGAAAACTTTAGTGTAAAGCATCTTCCGGATCAGAGAAGATTAAAATGGTTAAAGGAAAATCAGGAATAATTATATTATTCTTTTTTCATACAGTAAATAAGGGAAAGAGGTCTTTTGAGATCTCTTTTTCTTATAAAGCCTTGTCATGGTTTGGAACCTTACTAAAG is a window of Elizabethkingia anophelis R26 DNA encoding:
- a CDS encoding OmpA/MotB family protein; its protein translation is MNNVLKFVLAGGLGLALTSCGTQKKLEALQTDYQKCLSDSGQKESLIQSQKVRVSSLEEQINLLKNQNGILQESLKDCATNSNKGSMNIEKLIGQIKESQDYIKRLQDARSKQDSLNIAISNKLKRSLDNINDQDIDIKVQKGVVFISLSDKMLYKSGSYEILPTAETVLEKVARVINDYSDYDVMVEGHTDTDPMKPNALIKDNWDLSALRATSVVRMLQTKFAVNPSRMTAGGRSEYVPKTDNNTPMGKSENRRTEIIVLPKLDQFMQLLEAKR
- a CDS encoding alpha-ketoacid dehydrogenase subunit alpha/beta, with translation MEVTDIETSQVTFEDFKKQILADYKLGRVSREMSLLGRREVLTGKAKFGIFGDGKELPQLAMSRVFRDGDFRSGYYRDQTFAMAIHALTPESFFASLYADTDVERDPASAGRQMNGHFATRSLNEDGSWKDLTKIKNISSDISPTAGQMPRLLGLAQASNYYKNNTYPGSEKFSNGGNEVAFGTIGDASTAEGHFWETINAAGALQVPMIMSIWDDGYGISVSTKNQRAKEDITEMLSGFQRKEGEKQGFELIQVKAWDYPALQDAYTKAEHFARTERVPVIIHVIEVTQPQGHSTSGSHERYKSAERLQWEQEHDGLKKFREWILNYEIEGEDGTMILASEEELDLIDKEAKKEAKDAQKKAWDVYQGTIVLLKDKALPAVEKLATVSANAAGVNEEIEKFKSLITIAKKEVFHLLRRSLWVTRGENSAERQAVKNILNELTAVERDNYSSHLYSESEWQAVNIPEVKPTYADDAEMVDGRVVIRDNFDKILAKYPEFLIFGEDSGNIGDVNQGLEGLQEKYGIDRVADTGIREATILGQGIGLAMRGLRPVAEIQYLDYILYCIQGMSDDLATVHYRTKGGQKAPVIVRTRGHRLEGIWHSGSPMAGILNLIKGIHVLVPRNLTKAAGFYNTMLQSDEPSLIIETLNGYRLKEKLPNNLGEFTVPVGKVEITKEGTDATVVTYGSTWRVVMEAAAELEKLGVNIEVIDIQSLMPFDISEDILESVKKTNRLVVVDEDVQGGATAFILQQVLEKQKAFRHLDSEPLTIAAQDHRPAYASDGDYFSKPSADDVVEKIYALVHESNPAKYPEI
- a CDS encoding response regulator transcription factor; the protein is MEDNISTTLNEQLLQQNFGNENNPEAQLLAGQEIAKAYTQTENAVAVLSDLVSDKSYIYYGNMAATLGLTKENSEISSIWEKDVLERIHPDDLTEKYRMELYFFHFLKGVAQNERKDYHVSSAVRMKTSQGNYLSVWHRIFYINSTPNGSIGLVLCLYSFSSHPGQNSYEGIIVNTTTGEVVKTSKPELDNILSEREKEILTFIKNGKLSKEIAAELSISLHTVNRHRQNILEKLHVNNSFEACYKAECLGWIS
- a CDS encoding DUF1349 domain-containing protein, coding for MRKLLLFMIGSITLQQVSAQKLEKLQWFNEPEKWEIKNNSLQMFVTPQSDYWRISHYGFTVDDAPFCYGVYGGEFEVKVKITGDYKERFDQAGLMLRVDKENYIKTGIEFVDGKYNISSVVTHKTSDWSMISLDKSLPYIWIKAVRRLDAVEIYYSFDDKSYQLMRNAYLQDNTPVMVGLMGASPDGKGFLAKFENFSVKHLPDQRRLKWLKENQE